GTCAAGGCGCATGACCCCGTCCAGAAGGTCACCCTGATTCCCCGCGGTCAAGCCCAAGGCCTGACCTGGTTCTCCCCCGACGAGGAACAGATGCTCGTCAGCCGCGCCCAACTGCGCGCTCGGATCATGGGTGCCCTGGGTGGTCGCGCTGCTGAGGATGTGGTCTTCGGTTATGCCGAAGTCACCACAGGTGCCGGCGGTGACATCCAACAGGTGGCCTCCATCGCCCGTCAGATGGTCACCCGCTTCGGCATGAGTGATCTCGGCCAGTGTTCCCTCGAAGCCGGCAACCAGGAGGTCTTCCTAGGCCGCGACCTGATGACCCGCAGCGATGGTTCTGATGCGACTGCAGCCCGCGTGGACGCAGCGGTGCGCAAGATAGTTCAGACCTGCTACGAAGACACCGTCAAACTGGTCGCCGAACACCGGGCCTGCATGGATCGTGTTGTCGAACTCCTGATTGAAAAGGAGAGCCTTGATGGCGATGAGTTCCGCGCCATCGTCAGTGAATTCACGACGGTCCCGGAGAAGGAGCGCTTCTCTCCTCTGCTGAGCACTCCGGAAGCCGCCTCAGCCTGAGGCTGAGCCTTACAACAAAGCCCGCGGTCAACCCGCGGGCTTTTTGCTGTCTGGACCCTGGTTTCGACAACGATCTGAGCAGTAGATCACCTGCTCCCAAACCGTTGCCCACTTCTTACGCCACTGAAAGGGGCGCTGACAGACCGGGCAAAGTTTGCTGGGACGCTCACTCGGTGGGCGGCCTCGACCACCCACCGCACCGCTGCGTTGACCGCGACCGCGGGCCATGGAGTGATGAACCGATCAGACGGGGCGAACGGGGCGCTTGTCGATCACCTTGTCGATCAGGCCGTACTCGACAGCTTCGGCGGGGGACATGAAGAAGTCACGGTCCGTGTCGTCCTCGATCCGGCTCAGGGGTTGGCCGGTGCGGTCGGCGAGCTCCTGGTTGAGCTTCTTCTTGAGGTAGAGGATTTCGTCGGCCTGGATTCGGATGTCGCTGGCCTGACCCTGGGCACCGCCCAACGGCTGGTGGATCATGATCCGCGAGTGGGTCAGGCTGCTGCGCTTGCCTTTGGCCCCGGCACAGAGCAGAAAGGCACCCATCGAGGCCGCAAGACCAACGCAGACGGTCTGCACATCCGGCTTGATGTGCTGCATCGTATCGAAGATGCCAAGGCCGTCGTAGACGGAACCACCGGGAGAGTTGATGTAGAGGAAGATGTCCTTCTCGGGGTCTTCGGCTTCCAGGAAGAGCAGCTGGGCGACGATCCGGTTGGCTGACTCGGCGGTCACAGGCTCACCCAGGAAGACGATGCGCTCGCGCAGAAGACGCGAATAGATATCGAACGCCCGCTCACCACGGCCCGACTCTTCGATCACGATCGGGATCATGGTCACTTGGAGCTTCTGCAGGTGGGCGGATCCTACTGAGCTTCAGCCAAATTCAGCGTTCTCAGCGAGCTAGGGTCGCGGGATCTTGATGGATGTTTCAGCGTGAGTGCGAGCCTCACCGTTGCCGATAGCAAGCGGGCGTTTCACCAGGCCTTTCCCCATGTCATCGCGCCGCTCTACCGCCGCCTGGTGGATGAGTTGCTGGTGGAGCTGCACTTGCTGAGCCACCAGAAGGGCTTCCAGGCCGATCAACTATTCGCCGTTGGTCTGACCCAGGTCTTCGACAGTTTCTCCAGCGGCTACAAGCCGGAGAACCAGCGCGAACAGCTCTTCCTGGCCCTGTGCAGCGCTAATGGTTTTGACGGTGCCGCCTTCCGCCAGATGGCAGCCGACGCGGCCACCCAAGTGGGTCACCACAGCCTCGATGAGGTCAAAGGCTGGTTGAGCAACCGCGGCGAGGGTGCCCCCGCACCGATCGCCAGCCTGCTCCACGGCGTCCAGCGCGACGACTTCCACTACTCACGCTTGGTGGCCGTCGGACTGCTCAGCCTGCTGCAACGCGCCCAGGGCGCTGATGCCATCGATCCCCTGGCCCTGCGCAGTGCGGCCCACGAGATCGGTGAGTCCATGGGCCTGATCAAGTCCCGCGTCGACAAGGACCTCAGCCTCTACGCCGGAAACATCGAAAAGATGACCCAGGCCGTGGAACTGATGGAAGAAACCGTGGCCGCCGAGCGTCGGCGCCGCGAACGGGCTGCCGCCGAGCACGAAGCCAACAAGAGCTAGAGCATCAGCTCACCGCTCAGGGCGGTCTGGCCTCCCCGGCTCGGCACCCCTCGTAGCACCAGCTCCCGGGCACGGCAAACAACGACAGGCATCAGCGGCGGAAGCAAGCCCTGGGCCTTGAGCTTTTTGGGCTGGAGCCTCAGACTCCACGGTGACTCTTGCTCGAGGCGAGCGGGTTTGAGTGGTCCTGGCGCGGGCCCCAGGAAGAGCAGAAGTTGATCCTTGGATAACCAACGCCAGCCGCCCTGGGCAATGCCATCGCGGCTCCAGAGCGATTGCTGCCCTGTCCCTCTGGAGTCGGCCAAGCCTTGATCAAGGAGGGGTTGCTCGAGGGCTTTGAGGCGTGGTGCCCAAAAGGCCTGGCCATCCCGCAGACGCAGCTGCAACTGCAAGCCCGCCAAGAATGCCCCCTGGTTCAGGACGGACAGGCGCAGCACAAACGGGCTCTGGGAGAGTCGCTTGAGGGCATCAGGCTTGATGCCATAGCGATCGGCCAGGGCCTGCTTCAAGGCAGCGCTACTGAGCAGCCCGCGAAGCACGAGCTCCAGCCGGGGGCCCTGGAGTTCCAGCAACGTCGGGGCGACGAGGGGCTCAGGATCAGGGGCTGCGGCGGAGCGCGGAGCGGCGGCATGACTGCCGCGGGCCACATCGGCTTCTCCGCTCCAGAGCAGCCGTGATCCCTCACTGCTGAGGGACAGACAACCCTGCTGCAAGCTGCTCGCCAATGGAGCTAAGGGGCCGAGCAACGAAGAGAGGCCGGCGGCGCTCCAATAGACCGCGTCACCCCGTTGGAGCTGCAGCGCGCAACGCCGCTCCAAGCCACGCAGGGAGGGGCGCTCGAGCTGCAATTGCTGCTCGAGCTGCTGACGCACCAGAGGATTGGGGGCCACCAGAGTGAACTGGTCCAGGCGGAACGCATTGGCAGGAAGGGGAGCCGAGGCCGGCGTCTCCAAGACCAGCACCGCACCCGCTGAGGCGTGGGAGCTCCAGAGTTGCCACCAGAGCTGCTGACGCGAAGACCAGAGCGGGGCCGCTTGGGAGCCAAGACGGTCCCTCCAAATGGACGGGG
This DNA window, taken from Synechococcus sp. LTW-R, encodes the following:
- the psb29 gene encoding photosystem II biogenesis protein Psp29 — encoded protein: MSASLTVADSKRAFHQAFPHVIAPLYRRLVDELLVELHLLSHQKGFQADQLFAVGLTQVFDSFSSGYKPENQREQLFLALCSANGFDGAAFRQMAADAATQVGHHSLDEVKGWLSNRGEGAPAPIASLLHGVQRDDFHYSRLVAVGLLSLLQRAQGADAIDPLALRSAAHEIGESMGLIKSRVDKDLSLYAGNIEKMTQAVELMEETVAAERRRRERAAAEHEANKS
- a CDS encoding DUF2256 domain-containing protein, yielding MARGRGQRSGAVGGRGRPPSERPSKLCPVCQRPFQWRKKWATVWEQVIYCSDRCRNQGPDSKKPAG
- the clpP gene encoding ATP-dependent Clp endopeptidase proteolytic subunit ClpP, whose translation is MIPIVIEESGRGERAFDIYSRLLRERIVFLGEPVTAESANRIVAQLLFLEAEDPEKDIFLYINSPGGSVYDGLGIFDTMQHIKPDVQTVCVGLAASMGAFLLCAGAKGKRSSLTHSRIMIHQPLGGAQGQASDIRIQADEILYLKKKLNQELADRTGQPLSRIEDDTDRDFFMSPAEAVEYGLIDKVIDKRPVRPV